One Glycine max cultivar Williams 82 chromosome 8, Glycine_max_v4.0, whole genome shotgun sequence genomic window, TGAAAATGCACTATGACAAAAACAAGAGATGGGTAGAGAAGGCAACCGCTGGTGAAGTGAAAGCAACCTCAAGGTGGGGACCACAAATTGGAAATTTAATGTTCTACCTGgaattattgaattataaaagCAACACTACAAAAGGGTCACACTCAAATTTTAATACACAACCCACACTAACCCCAGCAGGGAAGTAGACCCAAAACCAAATGGGTCCATGAGAAATCCCATAATCAGAAAGGCAACCAATGGGGATTCAGAGAACAAGATGAACATCAAATCCTCCATCCAATAAAGTATAAACACTGGGATGAAGTTAAATGGTAGGTCCCAAAAAACCCCCACAAGGAAATTGCCAAAAGTGCATGGGCACTGAGCAGAGAGGGGGGAGAGAGAAGGCACCCTATTTAGTAAGAGAAAGTACTTCCTAACTAGTAtggttaataaataattatttctcttAATTATGTATTAAAAGGGTTCAATGTTCAAGTTTATATGTATGCAAGAATGTAATATGTTAAAGGCAAATGATAATTAGTGACTATTAATTAAGaagttaaaagaatttttttattaggatagtaaaatttattgttcatgattttttaatatttttttataatttttataataaatattttcatcttttaatttcttaattaatatcctAAATTTAGTGTTTAACAAATCCTATGTGAAAAGACTAGTGTTTCACTCTCTCAATTCTGAAACAAAGATAccctaaacaaaacaaaaaaatcgaAAGCAAGACAGACCCCACAGTACCATGCCACACCACGCTGTCAATTAAGTCTCAACACACGCTAATAACAATAATTGAACCATTAGGCTATGTGATTctaagcaaataaataaatggggAGTACCTCAATATTCCATTGTTACTAGCATTTCACACTTAACAAAGGTTTGTAAGATATGAGAGACATGAAAGACGCAGGTGCCCTGGGAGGCAAGACAGCACGAGCCTGCGATAGCTGCGTAAGCAGAAGGGCAAGGTGGTTCTGTGCAGCAGATGATGCTTTCCTCTGCCATGCTTGCGACACTTTGGTTCATTCCGCGAACCAGTTAGCAAGCAGACACGAAAGGGTTCGGCTTCAAACTGCATCCTCTAAGGCAACCACAACCACTACGCACGCATGGCACAGTGGATTCACACGCAAGGCAAGAACCCCGCGTCACAACAACAGCAAGCACTTTGCGCTGCAACAGCGTCTCAAACACGAAGTTCTCTTCAACAACACCAGTGTTCTTCCCCTCGTGCCGGAGCTCGGAGGGGAAGaacaagaaccggtggttgtgGACAACGATGAAACGGAGGAACAGATGCTGTGTCGCGTGCCCGTGTTCGACCCTTTTGATGTGAGAACCGATGACTTGGATAGCTTTTCTGACATGGATTTTTCTGAATTTGCTGCTGATGTTGAAGGCCGGCTTGACAAAGAAGACGATGAAATAAGTGCGTATGTGGGAGGAGGAGAGGGAGTTCAAGGTGTATTGGCCAAGGTTAAGGGCGAAGAAGAAATTGATGGTGATGTAGCGTGTTATCTGGAGTCAGTTTTTGACATGATCAGTGATGATGCCTTTCATTGGAATAATATTGAGTCTGTGGTGTCAGATGCCCGGGAAGAGAAGGGGTGTGTGGTGCCATGTGATGGTGGGGTTAGTGAACAAGGAGGAATAAAGAGAGACATATTTTTGAGACTAAACTATGATGAGGTTATTACTGCTTGGTCTAGCCAAGGTTCTTCCCCATGGACAACTTCAAACCCACCTAAGTTCAACTCTGATTATGACTTCTCCTTGGTACTACTACTACTTAACTTTCCTTTTTCAATGGTTTTGTAcatatttagattaaaatttgcAAATTTAAGTTTGCAAAAATAACccttcattttatttcatttcaaattaagttTTGAGGCAAAATTGAAGCAAAACTCTTGGCTCATTTGATTGAACAGGATGTGTGAGTTgttgtaaattatttaacacTTTGATTCtcacggataaaaaaaattaaaatctaaccCAACTGAAAACTAAACAAgaatctttttcaattttacttTTGTAGTAGACTTTGGGAGCCTCCCAACTGAAAATTAACCCAACATGCTCTTCATCTCTTTGAGTAATGCTAGATAGGATGCTGCGCATGCATGCACAATTGTATCTATCATCTATGATTGACATGTGAGTGTTTGTTATTTCCAGGGTTTGAGTGGTGTagatggagaaggaagaagctTAAGGGGACACCTAGATGGTGGAAGAGAAGCAAGAGTGTCGAGGTATAGAGAGAAGAGAAGGACTCGTTTGTTTGCAAAGAAGATAAGATATGAAGTAAGGAAGTTGAACGCAGAGAAAAGGCCTAGAATGAAAGGTCGTTTTGTGAAGAGGACATGCTTTGTTGGAGCCAATGCTTTTCCTGCTTACCACTGATATCAATCATCAGTTAACGGATCCATCTTTGCTTTTTCTACAAATTTGGGTTAATACTTGGTTTGgctatatgtatgtatatatagcCTGCATTATATTAATACTAGTAAATAATATTACTGGGTCAGGTTAATTTTACTAGAATTGTTGCTTGGGATATTTCTGTCTATATATATCTCTAGCAGGTTTAGTAATTAGTACTAATTAATGATCATCTTTCTCGGCAGGTTTAAGCCTTTTGTAATCCAATTTTGGAAGCCTTTTCATTGTTTCTCATTAGAAATTCAATTGTTCAATGCTGATGCTGTTATTTGCTAGCCAGTTGATATTTTAGGCTGCTGATTAACATTGTTTAATGTCATCACAGGTTGAGATGACTGTtggattttatatttatctgtTCGTGACTTCggttccatatatatatatatatatgtgtgtgtgtgtttttacaTGAAGAACAAAACAGCATGATGGGAAACAACATGAGGACCGGAGTTTGAAAGATGAATGAATCACAAATTAATttgaacaaatataattttctcaACTTATATATATACTGCATGATGGGAATCTGAAATTCATCTCAGTTGTAATGGCTGGTTGGAATAGTTGTTAATGCAATTAATTAGATTTACAAATATATGGAAGCGTAGTTATGGAAAGGGGTAGCCACCCATACCTATATTAGGACAATAAATCCAGCTCCTGCATTACTCTAAAACGTCGGCTTGGGTTCAAGTTAACTTTGTTAAGAATATGAAAGGTGCGAGCACTAAATATACCAAAGAGAACATGTCTTTTGCACATTTTATGGTGGCTTTATTCTTGGTCGTTAAACTGCTTGAAAATATTATTGGTAGTTTTGGTGTTAGTGGTGGTTTAAAACTGTAAGAatggattttaaaaaaacataatcagttttttttaaggCAACATAATCAGTTTCCACTCAAACTAAACAGTCCTAAAATTCATCTTATTTTTCACTTATTGTTATCtactttatttctctcttccctcttTATTCTCATGCactaaatttcttttaattattcttaCCAAACAGATATCAAATGTTTTTCCTAGAACAACCTCATATACTTgtggtaaaattaaatttggtatATCAAGGAGTACAGCAAGTTAAAGGGTCTCTTATgaaattgttattaattattccCTATTGAGTGGGTACACAAGTTTTGTAGGGTTATACGCTATCTTTTTAAGTTTGCATGTTTTGGCACTGGCACTGGCACAGGACAAACTCAAAATGGCATATGGGTCAGCACacaacatataatcatcatgtCTCAATTTGTATTGCTATTggtccctctcaatcactcacacGATCCTTAACTTTTCTTTATGAatcactttcctttttttgggTCCCTTTTCTGCTGCAATTAGCTTCCCGTTAATAGGAGTAGAGCCACCCCGTGCTAGCTAGCTGCTCCTTCTCCTTTCACAACTTCAACTTGCACTTTTGAACATGCATGGGCCTTTCCTAATTGAGAGGAATGTGAAGGATTTTTTCCTCCCACTTCATATCATTGCTGATTCATACCTTTTCCTAATTGGctcaaagttgttttttttttctctagtcTCTAATTCAATTTGGCCAGCAATGCAGTGTGTTTGGCTTTCCTAACGTTCAAACCACCCTATCTCTTCTTAGTTACTTTTTCCAAGCCACCCAGATAGATTTTCCTTATCTTCGTCGCAATATTCCCTAAGTGATCTTAATGAATAGAGCCAACAAGATggattttccttctctttaaaGAATCTTCTGAACACATTAATTctctattaatattattaattgaaatttattgttAAATGGTGTGGATAATCGATTCAAGCTTGACTTAAGATTgattcaccaaaaaaatcaattttacggAGTGATATTATATCTTACAAATCTTTCcgcaaatttagaaaaaaacattaaatgaaaaatatgtatattaatgatttaaaaactttaaaacatTCCAATACTTTTTTTAGTAAACAATACGTactggtaaaaaaaattcttcaaatatCTTAACCAATATTGATATATTGGCTTGTACACTACAAGAATATTCATAGCGAAATCTCATTATAGACAGACAGATTATGATGGGCTACAAaacttttatcaaaaaattctATGGATGGTCACGAAGAAATCGTTTGTAACATAGTAGGTTAAGTTTACTATAACTTGAGATAATATAGTGGGTTTAGTTCTCACTAATTTAACCGTTCATAATACATGCCGTTAATAAGTGATGAGTAAAAATGAACGTGAGTTAGCATGTATAACAACCTACATTAAATGCCCACAGTATtacaataagatttttttacggttaatcaaactcattttgattatttattttttaaaattaaatttgttttcttacaaaattataaaaacatgtAAAAACAGTACctatttcattttcatatatataaccATAACTCGTCACAATATAACTATGATGGTCATAATACAAATCCATATAAGTACTTACTACTAAGTCATATAGAAAATCATAGAAGTACTTCTATGAAGTACAAAGTATCAGAAAGTCACATAAAtgatactaattaattaagtcatgataaaaaaatcatatatatatataaaagtatcatgtctttaatgattaatttggtGAGATGGTATTGATCATCATGATCAGAATACTCTTCATGGTCTGGATGACGACGACAACAAGATTAAAGACGCTGCTGAAGTCAATCATAAATGCTTTTAGTTTCCTAATGGTGTTGAGCATCTCTTCTTGTGAAAGATTGAGAGTCATTACCATTACTTAATTCTTCTTTACCTTTCTTGTCCTCGATCATCATCTCGTATTTTGTTAACGTACGTTCATCTTCCTTTGACCAGTAAGATCAAGAGAGCagtcaatgtcttcaatcactAATAGACTTGCCTGTTGTTTCAATCAACGGCCTCTTTAGCTCAGTGTTTTTCCTTCACTGTCGTCAGTTCATGCTATCATGCTTGACTTCCCAGTTCGCGGGCCGGGGGACCATACAGGAAGAAACCTATTACATCGGTTTTtcccaacaacaaccaaatcagttataattgattgatttgattcaGATTTGAAGTGAAAGAAACCTATTAATCCAACCCATCTAAATCAAATTGATTGGTTTGGTTTACATAATTATTGAATTCGTCAACTCaatcaaatttgataaaatcCTCACTATCTCAACTAAACATTCTTAATATTTCCCTCTCCTCTCAATGGCTTCaaactaacttctttttttcatctttatgcACGATCTTCTCAACCAATTATTCCTTTcactttatcatcttttatctctatattcttcaattgaatttcaataatttttatataaaattatcaataattaaaaatagtactatatcaaaatttaaattgatcattataaatccttatttttaCCTTTGGATTTGATAAAAGtaattaagataattatgataaatattattattcttatttgaatttttaatctatttttaattcatgaaaCTATATAAATATAGTAATTAAGATAGTTATGATAAGTATATTTGttctaatttgaaattgttgaataattattatcaaCACATGTAAATTAATATcagtcaattaaaattaaaatttattaaaggattaaaaaattgaaagcattaaaagaaataatgataaaaaaactgAGAGGAGATggaataggtaaaaaaaaaaaaccgatacaaattaattaaaattaaatcaaagtagaaattaaaatcaattgttGCAACCAccgatttaaatttaaattaaagattCAATACTAACATATATATCCACGCAAGTAACAAATATTTGTATTCCTTAATTAAGTGGTCTTCAATAAAGATTCTAGATTTTTTAtctcataaaattatttcataccaATAACAtgatcaacaaaaataaatattatgagaaaaaaattatacactaacaatatacaattattttagatgatcatttaatcataattcataaaacaAAGTGTATTTGTATTAAGAAATTTTCAgaaacttaaattaattaattttttcagtgaaaaaaaaatcaaaaagcagAAAATAGGAAACTAAGAATCATGAGACCGTGCACCTCTTTGGGCTACCAATCTGCAACGCCAATATTGCCTTCTCTGAAAGTGTGATTAAAGGCAAGGCTCCAATGGAATTCCATAAAGGATCTAATTCTGTGAACAATGGGAGCATAGGGGTGAGTTTGATTAACTCATGTCCACAATAACTGTAAGGCCACTTTAGATTAATCAGGCTCACAAATCAAGTCAGTTATACCAGATGGCCAAGCCAAAAAGAGATCATGCATGAAGGTAAGTCACGTTTCTATCAGAGCCAGAAAAGCCAATAATCCATCGACCTTGAGAGTCAgtacttaaattaattatttgtaattattattctataattatatatttaaaaatatttatttattattttgttaagaattttaatgatataaaaataaatgatctTGTGTTTTCATAAAGTTCTATTTTTCTCGACTTATCCATTTTTCATAAGCACATGGACATGGATGTGTTCATGCACATGCAAATCCATGATGACAAGACTTGAGTGATGAAGTGAGTAGTGAAAACAGTTACGAAGAACACAAACGGGTGTTGAACACGTGGCACTTGTTTCTCTCTTTTGGCGCTGGCGCTAAATGATCCTGACGCAGAGAGTGTTGCTCTCCTACTTTCTCGGAACActatcatctttttcatttatcaCTTCCAACAAACATTATCAACACTAAGatgataaaatcattttttaaaattattataattataattatactaatttctttcaaaatttaaaataaaattattcaatggATGTTTCTCTCTCTGAGTCTCCTCATATTCTATCTCAACAACCATCCTTGATTCAACGTGAACGTCTCACTGCATTCTCGGGTTTGAATTAATGCATCATTATGTTCtcttttcacatttttcttctttttccttcttttattatgTCCTTCTCCATGTTGCAGTTTTCCAAATTTTCCCATTCTTGAAGGGTCAAGAAGCTCGATCAATTCAAATGGGAATGTTAGGATTCTATTAGAGGGTTCAGAAAACTATGCATGGGTTGAATATACATTATTCTTGGTATTCATTGACATTACtggaatattattttgaaatcttTGAAATACATTGTTTAATAGAAACATGGCACACAAAAAAGTTGTCCTTTTTGACTCCAACCTCTTGGGGACCATTTTTTCAAGTTCAGTTAGGTTACAATGGTAGAAGGATTGTGCCTTTTCTGTTCTGAAGGGAGTAATGGCTTTAACTAGTGGATGGAATTGGAACCATAATGTTTTAGTTGCATTGTATTTGTGTAATTCAATTTTAGTATTATTAGGGTGGATTGGATATTAATTTCAGGCTTTGAGCTTTCAAGAGTTTGTTTGTAGGATGATATGATAAAATGGGAATTTCTTTGAAACATGTCTCCATGGAAATCTGAACGAAGTTGCATGTCCCTCCTGCAGGAACATAGTGATGAATTCCCCACCTGATGACAACAGTTCAGAACCTACAGAGTTGGGCAGCCCAGATGCTAGTTCCAATGAAAATGGGAATTTTCTATCCTGCTATGGTGAGGTGGAAGGTAATGGAATAAGACTTACTTAGTTACTTACTACTACCTACTAGTAATTTGCATGTTATGTGCATTCATTCATGTGGTGATATCCttctatttgaatatttttcagCCAAACATCGATTGCTCTTGGTTCAGTGGTTAACTTGTCTTGTCCCTTCATTGAACCTTCCAATAAATGTCACGGATGGTGAATTAAGAGCATGCTTGAGCAATGGTACAGTTTTGTGCCAGATACTGAACAAGATACGACATGGTACCGTGATTGTGGTAACACTTTTTAACCTTTTACTTACTCTAACTGTAATTGGCAACTTGATTTGAGATGTACCTTTTAGTCTGGATTCTCTTATGTAGGTTAGTGAACCTGATAATTTTCTACCATCACAATCAGAAAATGTTAAAACGTTTCTGAAAGCTTTGGATGGAATGGGACTGCCCCGGTTTGAAATATCCGACCTAGAGAAGGTATAAGATGCCTAACTTTGTGTCATGCATTCAAATTAGAGTTTCACTCTCAGAAAAAAACTTGGTTTAGAGACAGTTGCACAATTGTAATCAATAAGGCATTATTTTGATCAGTTAAATTAATGCCTTGTTAGTGTAAAGGTTTTTATACTAGATATGATTAACTTTATTCGAGTTTTAATTTAGACTTTTAACCAATTACAAAATCACTCTACTACTCTAGATATATCTTTTAAggtaattattttacaaaagtaaATAATTGTACTAAACATGGTACTCAATGATTAAATGACTTtgtaaaaatctttatattGTCAGAATATTccaattaaattcttattaaatGTCTGAGTAgcttttatatctattttttgagataaaaattttatttatagcaTTGGTTTTGTTTTGATGCCTATCATGTCTCTTTTGTTGTGTAGGGGTCTATGAAAGCTGTTGTGGATTGTCTTTTAACACTTAGAGAGAAAAGTTTGCAGAATGCTTTGGGAGATAATATTTCTGTAACTAATTCCAACATTGTGAGCCCTCATGGGAATACACCACTAAGTTTTCATTGTTCTCCAACATTTGGTGGAGAGCAGAGGAAAATTGCAGCTGGGTCGATGTTGCAACGTGTTAAGAGTTCCCCAGTTATGGCAGGTCCGGTGAATTTTATTCAACTCAGACTTGTGTGTGTTTAAGCATACAATGTTTTAAACATGGTAACATGGTTATGTTAACAATTAAGAAAACTTATTTGTGAAGTCCTAACATGTACTATTAAAGAGATAGTATAAAAAGTGTTGGTACTGCTCTCTAATCAAAATGGACATTTCATAGCAGTAGCTACTACTTACTAGTTACTAAGAAGAAATACTGATTTTAACTAGAGAATAGCGTCAAAAGAACTTATGACATTTTATCTTTGTCCTAAAGTTAAATCTTATTAACTTTTGTATGGAAGACCTTTTCCTTGAAATTTCTTGTTAAATACTATTTATCTATATTGTTTGTCCATCATCAGTTTCCAAATAGATGGCGCTCTTGTTcttaagtgattagttttagtCATTTTTATATTCTGCAGAATCATCAGCTTCATTAATACACCATGTTGGTCATAACTTTCATGAGGTGTTTCAAATGAAACCTGGGAGTTACGCAGATCTTCCTGCTGCAAAAATAGCAGAAATGATGAAATCAAACAGTATAGATGTAAGATCTTAAAGTCAACCACCTGATACACACGCTTTATGTATGTATATAGATACGcattttttctgtttgataCATAACTGATTTGTTTCAGAGTCTCTAATGTTGCAGAATGCTCCCACTCAGTCGCTTCTGAGTGTTGTGAATGGTATTCTTGAAGAAAGTGTTGAAAGAAGAAATGGGGAAATACCTCATGTATGGCCTCGGAGACTTTGGTTTGGTGTTACATATGTTCATAAACTCATTCATTAGCCTACATGTATATAATCGATGCAATTGGTTTGCACCACTAACACATGTGCCACAAACAGTTTCACAAACACTGTCTATTATCTTTGTTGTTCAGCGTGTGGCTTGCTTGTTGAAAAAGGTTACTCAAGAGATTGAGCGGCGCATGTCAACTCAAGCAGAACATTTGCGAACTGTATGTTATGttcattacattattattttcaaaagctaGTTACTTAGTTTCTCATATCACTTTCTTACCCTATGACTTCAGCAAAACAATCTTTTCAAGGCTCGAGAAGAAAAATACCAATCGAGAATAAGAGTACTCGAGGCACTTGCATCTGGAACTATAGATGAGAGTGAGGTATCACAAATAGTTTTGTCTAGTTATTTTGCTAGAAGTATACCAATTTTATATACCTTCAAATTTTCCATATTGGTACGAGATTTCTATTTATCAGAGGGAACTTTTGTAACAGATATGTCCTAGCCAGTTTCAGCAGTTGAAGGTAATGGTTTCTTGATTTGCACAATAAACAGCGTATTGATACACTTTTAATTGAATTATGTTTAAGTTATTTGGTTTTGGGCTCTCTGTCCATTCAATACAGGGTGAGAAGATcaaagagaaagtaaaaaaggtagATGAGAATGAAGTTGTTAGGTTGATAAAAGAGCAGGAGGACAAAAATTTGGAAATTTCAGCCTTGAAGGTAGAACTGGAAACAGCCAAAAGAACATATGAAGTACAATTCTCACAGATGGAAGAAGAAGCTAACAGTTTTAAAGCAGCATTGACACGGAAGGTCCAA contains:
- the LOC100793296 gene encoding zinc finger protein CONSTANS-LIKE 16-like (The RefSeq protein has 1 substitution compared to this genomic sequence) produces the protein MRDMKDAGALGGKTARACDSCVSRRARWFCAADDAFLCHACDTLVHSANQLASRHERVRLQTASSKATTTTTHAWHSGFTRKARTPRHNNSKHFALQQRLKDEVLFNNTSVLPLVPELGGEEQEPVVVDNDETEEQMLCRVPVFDPFDVRTDDLDSFSDMDFSEFAADVEGRLDKEDDEISAYVGGGEGVQGVLAKVKGEEEIDGDVACYLESVFDMISDDAFHWNNIESVVSDAREEKGCVVPCDGGVSEQGGIKRDIFLRLNYDEVITAWSSQGSSPWTTSNPPKFNSDYDFSLGLSGVDGEGRSLRGHLDGGREARVSRYREKRRTRLFAKKIRYEVRKLNAEKRPRMKGRFVKRTCFVGANAFPAYH